The genomic window AAAGAGGTACAGAGAGTATATGAAAAAGGTATGTGAGGGACAGGAGAACCTCTACATAAAACAGGATGAAGTGATTGATATAGTCCTCGGCTCGGATAATGAGGTTGTTGCGGTAAAAACTAAACTGGGTATAGAGTACAAGGTTAAAGCTGTGGTCGTGACTACAGGCACGTTCCTGAATGGACTCATATATATAGGGGACAAAACCTTTCCTGCTGGAAGAGCGTGGGAGCCTCGCTCTGAAGGGCTGGCTGAGTTCTACAGAAGACACGGATTTCCGTTGTTGAGATTTAAGACAGGAACACCAGCAAGGCTGGACAGCAGGACTATAGACTACTCGGTGCTTGAAAGGGCACCCGGAGATGACCCACCCCCTAAGTTCTCCTTCTGGACTGAACCTTTGGGTTCGTACTGGTTTGAACCGGGAAAGGAACAGGTGGACTGTTGGATAACCTACACCACTCCAAAGACCCATGAAATAATAAGCAAAAACCTCCATAGAACAGCCCTTTACGGGGGGTTAATAAAAGGTGTGGGTCCAAGATATTGCCCTTCAATAGAGGATAAAGTGGTGAAATTCCCAGATAAGGCGAGGCATACAGTATTCCTTGAACCGGAAGGACTTGACACTATAGAAGTGTATCCAAACGGGCTCTCAACCTCCTTGCCAGAGGAAATCCAATGGGAGCTTTATCGTTCAATACCCGGTCTTGAAAGGGTTGAGCTTATACGTCCAGCTTACGCGATAGAGTATGATGTTGTTCCTCCGACAGAGCTTTATCCGACCCTGGAAACTAAGAAGATAAGGGGACTTTTCCATGCGGGAAACTTCAACGGGACAACCGGTTATGAGGAGGCTGCAGGGCAGGGTATCGTTGCAGGTATAAATGCGGCATTGAGGGCTTTAGGCAGAGAGCCTATATACCTTAGAAGGGATGAAAGTTACATAGGTGTGATGATAGATGACCTCACCACAAAAGGTGTACTTGAGCCTTACAGGTTGTTCACCTCAAGGTCGGAATTCAGGCTTTATCTCAGGCAGGATAACGCCATACTCAGGCTTGCCAAGCTTGGGCATGGGTTGGGTCTGCTTAACGATGAGCAGTTTAACCTTGTAAAGGAGATAGAGGGTGAGATAGAAAGGTGGAAGGAGTTCTACAAGAGAGAGAAGGTCTCCGTTGCAGTTGGTGAAGGCATTAGGAGCTATACGGTAGCGACCCTTTTTACTGCGGACTATACTATAGAAGACCTTAAGGAAAAGTTTGGTTATAGCGTACCCGAACATCCTTATGTCAAGGAAGAGCTTGAGATAGAACTAAAGTATGAACCTTACATAGAAAGGGAGAGGAAGTTAAACGAGAAACTCAAAAGACTTGAAGATATAAGGATACCTGAAGATATGGATTACAGCAAAGTTCATGGACTTACCAACGAAGCCAGGGAGAAGTTGAGCAAGATGAAACCCCTGACTGTAGGTCAGGCTGCCAGAATAGACGGTATAACCCCGGCTGCAGTAACAGCGCTCCTCATTTACCTGGGTAAACTTGAATGATTTACTTTATCTCTGACACGCACTTTTACCATTTCAACATTCTAAAGCTCAATCCCCAAGCCCGGAAGTTTGGTTTTGAACGTATAACCGTTGAAGCTCTGGAGAAAACCCTCAAGGAAGGTGATACCCTGTACCACCTCGGAGACTTTACCTGGCAACTTTACGATGAGTTTGGTGTTCTTGAAAGATGGAAGGAACTACCTGCAAGAAAGGTACTTATCATGGGAAACCACGATGAGAGATTCGGAAGCTCTGTGCTCAGGGAGTTCTTTGATGAGGTCTATGAATTTTCGTTATTGTTGGAAGAGTCGGGCAGGAAATTTCTCCTTTCCCACTACCCAGCCCTTGACCTTAAAACGAACAGATTTCCCGATAGACAGGAAAGGGTTGAAAAGGAGTTTTTTCAAAGCGGATGTGATTTTCTCGTACATGGACATGTCCATTACAACAACGGCGGACCGATGTGCGGGTGTGGCTCAAAGGGAATTCCCTGTTTTAATGTAAATGTTGAGCTTCATAACTTTAGACCTGTAAGTTTAGAGGAATTACTCTTTGCAGGTTGTGAAGGAAAACTGTGATAAATTCCTCCTCTTCTATTCCCAGTTCCCTTAAAGAGACTATCCTTTCAGAGAGAAGCTCAGCAGGTACACCTATCAGCTCCTGCACCCTTTCGTAATCAAAATCAAGGTAAACGCTCCCGTGCACCAGAAAACTCCTTTTGAGAGTTCTCATAGCCATTGATACCAGTTTCCTTTTCCTGTAAGTGAGCTCTCCCAGCGTGGGAACCCAGAAGCAGAAAAAGTTGTCAATATATCTTCCCCTGAAACGCTCAAGGGTTACCTCAATTCCAAGATTGGAGAAGGAGTTTATAAAAACCTCAGCCACTTTTCTGTATATTCTTGAGGGTGTTAAACCCCACCTCTCTCTGAGGTCAACTATTGAGAAGGATACATCCCAGCCGTGGAGTAGAGCTCCGCCGCCCGTAGGTCTACGAACCGTGGGAACCGTTAAAAACGGTTTTTCCTTTTGGAAGTAACCAAGGCTCAGGCATATTCTGTCCCACTTATACAGACGTACCGAGGGTTCTCTAAAGGGTGTATGTTCAAAGGAGAGGAGGGCTTCTTCGTCCCTCCTCATATTTTCCTCCGGAGAAAGGGTTTCTACCTTAATCTCCCACACCTTGCTTTAGGCTGTTTGCTCTTTGTGCTTTTCTATTCTCCAGAGGTTCCTCTTCTCGGAGGGGGATACAAGGCTTATAGCCGTACCTTCCCTTCCAAACCTTCCGGTCCTTCCTATTCTGTGGGTGTAAACCCTTGGGTCTTCAGGTAGGTGGAAGTTAATTATTATGCTCACACCCTCAATATCCAGACCTCTTGATGCCACATCAGTAGCTACAAGCACTTTTACATTTCCGTTCCTGAAGAGCCTCATAACGGTTTCCCTTCTCTTCTGGGTCATGTCTCCGTGAAGGGCTTCTACGTTGTAGCCCTTCCTTCTGAGCTGATAAGCCAGCTCTTTGGCGTTCTTCTTCATCTTAACGAAGACTATTACCTTTTCGTCCTTGTTTTCCCTAAGAATCCTCTCCAGCTCTTCTGTCTTATGAATTTCCGAGCGTGTTCTGACAACTATCTCGTTTATTCTTGGCTTTAGCTCTTCTGACTCAATGCTCACATGTTCAAAGCCCGGCTTCATGAACTTTCTTGCTATTTCCTTTATCTCTCTGGGAACCGTTGCGGACACGAAAAAGGTCTGTCTCTCTTCAGGGAGTTTAGAGACTATCCATTCAATATCCTCTCTAAAACCCATATCCAGCATTATGTCCACTTCATCTAAAACCAGATATCTGAATGTATCAAGCTTTAAGGCACCCCTCTCTATCAGGTCCTTAACTCTTCCGGGTGTTCCCACCACAATATCCGGAATCCTCTTCTCCAGCAACGACAGGTCTCTGCCTACAGATGTCCCTCCGTAGAAAGCAAACACGCTTACCCTTGAGAACCTTGTAAGTTCCCTTAGGTGGTCTTTAATCTGGATCGCCAGTTCCCTTGTCGGTGCAAGAATAAGAGCCCTTTCTCCCCTCTGAAGTTTCTCAATTATAGGTATACCGAAGGCTCCCGTCTTACCTGTTCCCGTCCTTGCCTGAATCAAAATGTCCTTACCCTCAAGAGCTACGGGAATAGCTGACTCTTGAATGGGTGTTGGTTTCACAAATTCAATTTCCTCAAGGGCATTTTGAATCCTCTGACTGAGTTGTCTGAATGTGAACTGCATATGTTCCTCCTTTAGTTTTTATGGTGTCTTGAATTTAATTGCTTTTTTCCCTTTTGCAAGTTAGATTTTAGAATAACGTAAATAGGAGGTGAGGGATGAGTAAGCAGACTAAACAACTTGGAGGCTGGGGATTGGTTGGAGCCTTGGTTGCCTCAATACTAAGTGCAGCCATTCCCTTTATAGGGATACTCGCCCTTGTAGGTTGGATACTGGCGGTTATCGCTTATATCAAGGCTTCGGAAGAGCTTGGGGAACCTGAGATAAAGGCTAACGTCATAAAAGCGATAGTTGCAGGTGTAGTTGCTCTCGTTGTCTTCATACTTGGTGGGGGGACTATGGCTGCGGGAATGCTCTCCCAGATGCGTGAAGGTGGTGGCATGCACATGGGAGGTACAGGGTTACTGATCATGGTCGTCGCTTGGGTTATAGGTCTTGTGGCAGCATGGTTTTGGTACAAAGCCAACTCCTACATGACCGAGAAAACTCAAGTGGGTTTATTTAAAACCGGTGGACTGCTTATGTTTGTGGGTGCAGTCCTGGCAATAATCCTGATCGGAGGACTCATATCGCTGATTGGCGAGATACTGCTTATAGTCGCCTGGTTTAGTGTGCAGGAGAAGGTGGAAGAACCTCAAACCGTCTAATTGTAAACCTTAACCACCCTGTAAAAGGTGTCCCTCTCAACGGGCACCTTCCCTGCCTTTTTTATAAGAGAAACGAGCCTGTCTATGGAGTGACCGTAAGCTGCCATCGTACCTGCAGAGTGGACTATCTTCTCCTCCTCTATGGTACCATCAAGGTCATCAGCTCCAAAGTTTAAAGCTATTTGGGCCACCTTTTCTCCAAGGGTCACCCAGTAAGCCTTTATATGGGGAAAGTTATCCAAAAATATCCTTGATATAGCTATCGTCTTAAGGTCATCCACAGAGGAGGTTCTCCTTCCTCCGAGTCTGGTTCCTTCAGGCCAGTATGCTAGAGGTATGAAAACCTGAAAGCCTCCTGTCTCGTCCTGAATCTCCCTCAACCTTGCAAGGTGTTCAACTCTTTCCTCAATGGTTTCTACATGTCCGTAAAGCATCGTAGCATTGGTAGGTATTCCGAGCCTATGAGCAGTTCTGTGGACCTCCAGGTACTCCTCAGCGTTTGCCTTGTTTGGTGCTATTATACGTCTTGCCCTGTCTGAAAATATCTCAGCACCTCCCCCAGGAAGGGCTTCAAGACCAGCCTCCTTGAGCTCTCCGAGCACCTCTTCGTAGCTCTTCTTTGAAATCTTGGACATGTGATGTATCTCTATGGCAGTCCAGGCTTTCACGACCACGTCCGGAAAACTTTCCTTTATAGCTCTGATAAGCTGTATGTACCTTTCGTAGCCCCAATGGGGAGGTATACCTCCTACCATATGAACCTCTCTTCCCCCTGCCTTATAGGTTTCTTCTACCTTCCTGAGGATATCTTCAAGGCTGAGCTCGTAGGCTTTCGGGTCTGACTTCTTTACACCAAAGGCGCAGAAATCACACTGGTAAACACATACGTTCGTCGGGTTTATCTGCCTGTTTACGATAAAGTAAGCGTTCATACCGTTTTTTCTGCGGTTTACCAACTCCGCAAGGTGCCCTATTGCTGAAAGCTCGTTGCTCTCAAAGAGGTATAAGGCGTCTTCCTCGCTTATCCTCTCTTCATTGACTACCTTCTGGGCTATGTCTGATAGCCTACTGTCAGATATGGTTTTGAAAAGGTCATCTATGGTTAGTTCCATTGCTTTCCTCCTCGCAAAGGACATTATATTAGGTTTAAATTATAAATATGATAAAAAACAAATTTAAAGGAGCCATACTTGGTGCAGCTCTCGGGGACGCTATAGGTAAATGTGTTGAAGACATAGTTGAAGAAGAAGTGTATGAATTTTACGGAGGCAGGGTGGAAGGGTTTGTCCCCCCTCATCCCTCAAGTCCGGCTCACGGTCAGCTTCCGGAAGAGACTTCGGACGAAACCACTATTATGGCTCTCCTACTTGAAAGTGTTGTTGCTAAGAAGGAGATAGACGTAAGAGACTTTCTCAACAGATTGATTCTCTGGTATGAGGATGAAGCTAAGCACAGGTATCCTGACCCATCCTTGCTAACAGCCATAGACCTTCTATCTCAGGGTATCAACCCGTCAACCCATGGACTATCCTCAAGCTCCATAGAAGGTATCCTTAGAAGCATAGTGGTTGGTCTTTATCACTACAACAACCCTGACCTGGCTGCGGAAGGCTCTAAGCTTGTATCTCTTCTTACCCACAGGAGCGATGCCGTATCAAATGCTGCTGCTGTCTTGGGTGCTGCCATATCCTACTTAGTTCTTGAAGAGTTTGACCTTAGAGATTTCAACGAGAGGATACGTTTTATAAACTCCCTCAAGCGTTTCTTGACTGACAAGAAATACGAAAAGCCTCTTGACCTTGTACAGGAACTACTTTATGAACAGGCAGACCTTAGTATGGCTATAAGAAACATAGGGAACGGCTCTTACGTGTTTGAGGCGCTACCCCTTGCTCTGTTTATATTCCTGTCAAACATTGAGACCCCTATGGAGGGTTTTTGGTGGGCAGTGAATTCCTATGGAGATTACGGCGGAGATACAGATGCCATAGCCTTCCTCGTGGGTGCTTTTGTGGGTGCTTACTTTGGAGACTCGGTTTTTCCACCGCACTTGCTTGAAGAGCTTGAAGGTTCAAGAAAGTATGAGGGATTGGCAGAAAAACTGTATGATATTACAGAAAAAATGATAACGAGGAGGTAAAAATAATGCCTTACAAATTGCAGGAGAGCTTTTTAAATACGGCGAGGAAGAGGAAAGTAAAGGTTTCCATTTACCTTGTAAACGGAGTAAGGCTTCAGGGAAAGGTCAGGTCTTTTGATATGTTTACAATACTTTTGGAAGATGGCAAGCAGCAGACTTTAGTTTACAAGCACGCTATAACCACAATAATACCCCACGAGAGGCTTGATATAGAGTTTGAAGAGGAAGGTATACCGGGGCAAGCTTAGCCCCGTTTTTTTAAAGCATCCCAGGAGGTTTACCTTTAGATATTACGAGCCTGTCTACAGGTTTACCTCCTTTAAGGTGTTCGTTTATTATCTCTTCCACATCCTCTACCTTAACATTGCCGTACCACACACCCTCCGGGTAAACGACTATGGTTGGACCCATCATGCACGGTCCCAGGCAACCTGTAGGTGTAACAGCAGTCGTCATAAAGAGTTCCGGATCCATCTGAAGCTTTTCCATGAAAGCTTGATAGACCTCTCTTGAGCCCTTCTCTGCACAGGAACCTTGAGGATGTCCGGGTGGTCTCTGGTTTACGCATATAAACACGTGCTTGAATTCCATTCTTTGCACCTCCGCTCTTTTTTCGTAATTTTAACAGCCTTCCGTGATATAACCCTATGAGTTTTATCAACTACTTCAGAACCTTCTTAGTCTTTATGTAAAAGATGTAAAGGTCAAGCTCTGCCTGCGTTATACCGAGTTCTCTGCAGACATCGTGGAGCACCTCCTCAGCCTCCAGATACCTTTTGGGGGTCAGTGTCTTTACCTCCGGAAAGAGTCCGTTCTCAGTAAGGAACCTGTAAACGTGTCTGTCTATTATCGCTATATCCTCCGCACCTATATTTCTGAGGAAATGGGACGCCTCTTTGTATCCAAAGCCTTTTATCTTGTGTTCAGATCTTGGGTCTGCCAGAAGCTCACGCACCTTTTTTCTGTCTTCTTCCTCTCTTATCAAATTGTTAATAAGGTCCCACCTCTCCCTTACCTCAACGATCCTCTCAGCCCTTTGCTCTGGAAATCTGTGCCCGTGACTTCTTATGGTCTGTGCAAGCTCATTGTAGCTAAGCCTCATAAATCCTTCATCTCCTAAGGAAGCCTGAATCCTTATACCCATAGCTGCCGAGGAGTTTGCCGTAAGTATGCAAAAACACAGCTCGGAGAATAACCCCGACCTATAATCAATGTCCAGAAAAGGTCTGAAATCAAAGTGGGTTATTCCCTCATCACCCAGTCTTTTAAATTCTCCAATCCTCTGTTTCACATACTTAGAAACCTCTGGGATAACCTCTCTAACCTTCTCAACCGCTATCCTCATCTTAGGCTGGGCTCTCCCTGATAGATTATCCTCAGGAGCTTCTCTAACTTCTCTTCGGTCTGTGACTCGTTCCTTGAAACCACGTTTATGTGCCCAACCTTCCTCCTGGGTTTCTTTTCCTTACCGTACCAGTAAATCTTTGTACCTTCTATCCTGAGTATCTCCTCAATCGGAAGCTCATCCAGAGACATACCGAGTATGTTTACCATACCCGCAGAAGCCTTCAATTTGGTGGAGCCTAAGGGTAACCCTGTTATAGCTCTGAGCAAGTTCTCAAATTGAGAAGTGTAGCATCCATCAAGGGTGTAATGTCCTGTGTTGTGAGGTCTTGGAGCGAACTCATTTATTAGAACTTTATGCTCTTTTGTTACAAAGAACTCCACTGCGAGCAGACCAACTATTTTAAGGTCCTCCAGGAGCTGGGAAACTATACTGACTATCTCCTTCTCGCAAGTTAGTCTCTCGGCGGTTCTGTTGTACAGCAGTATCCCCTCATCGTGGATGTTTTCTGTTATCGGAAATACCTTGATGTTACCCTCCGAATCCCTTACACCGACTGCAGAAACTTCCCCTTGAAAATCAATAAACTCTTCAACCACAAAACTTTCTTCTTCCGAGTGGTTTTCCAGGATAACCTCTATGTCTTCCTCTCTAAAAACCCTGTACTGACCCTTACCATCGTAACCCAACTTCTCACACTTCACTACGGCTGGGAAACCTATCTCCTGTAACAACCCTTTTAATTGAGAGAGCTTACCCCTTCTAAAGTTTGCAACCGGATACCCATGCTTATATAAAAAGTTCTTCTCCTCACCTCTGTTCTGCTTCAATCTTAAAGCTGTCAGATTGGGAACAGTTTTTCCCTCAGCCCTTTGCAGGATTTCCTCCTCTATGTGTTCAAACTCGTAAGTTATAACGTCGCACAACCTTACGAACTCATCAACCTCCTCTGGCGAGAACCATCTGTCTGCTATCCTGCTCGCTGGAGCATGAGGGTCACTGTCCAGAACAAAAAAGTTGAGTCCAAGTTTTCTTCCCTCAAGGATAGTCATCCAGCCAAGCTGACCACCTCCGAGGATTCCAACCTTCATATCATCCCTCTATCTTCATGTTTAGAACCTTTTCTTTAAGTTTCTCTCTATACTCTCTGAGCTTGCTTGCCAACTCGGGGTACTTTATTGATAGTATCCTTACCGCCAAAAGCCCTGCGTTGGTGGAGTTTCCTATGGCTACCGTTGCAACTGGAATTCCCGCCGGCATCTGAACTATAGAGTACAGGGAGTCAATCCCTGACATATGTTTGGACGGCACGGGTACACCTATCACTGGAAGGGTTGTGAGAGAGGCAACCATACCAGGAAGGTGGGCAGCACCACCGGCACCTGCGATTATAATTTCAATTCCCCTCTCTTCCGCGGTCTTTGCATACTCGTACATGAGCTCTGGTGTTCTATGGGCTGAAACGACTCTGTTTTCATGGGGTATGCCAAACTCCCTCAGTATATCGGAAGCCCCCTTCATATGTTCCCAGTCCGATATGCTTCCCATTATCACACCGACGAGTGGTTTTTCCATAGGAAAATTATATCTGTGAAGTTTGAAGAATTTAGGAGAGAACTGAAAAACCTAGAAAAGTTTGCACAGGGGTGGAGAGGCGTCATATACACTGGAGAATGGGAGGGTAGAAGGGTCAGTGTAAAGGTAGCGAAGAGCAAAGATGTCTTGAAAGCCATAAATAAGGAGGCACAGATACTTGAAAAACTCAAGGGCATCCCAGGTTTTCCCCAGATACTGACCAAGGGAGAAGACTTCTTTGTTTACGAATTTATAGAGGGGAAGCCCTTAGGTAAGGTTGACCTAACTCCTGAACAGGAGAAGAAGGTGCTGAGAACTCTATTGACCTTTGCCTACATGTTGGACAACCTTGGCATAAACAGGGATGAATTCGCACAGGTTTATAAAAACGCTCTACTGGATAACGAAGGGAAAGTTTATCTCCTGGACTTTGAAAGGGGTAAGTTTAGTAAAAGACCTTCCAATGTACCTCAGTTTTTGCAGCTTTTATACAGAAAGGGGTATCTGAACATAGATGAGGCGGTTGAGCTGGGCAGGAGATATATGAGGGACAGGGAAGGTGTCTTTACGGAGCTTATGGCTAAGTTAGAATAAAAAAATGAACCTTTTAAAGAACTATAACCTTTCAAAACTCACAACCATAAGGATAGGTGGGAAAGCTAAGTTTTTTGCTCAGCCAGCTGACTTTAATGAATTGAGGGAGCTTATCTTATTCTCTAGGGAGAAAGATATACCCATTTACGTGCTTGGAGGTGGTTCAAATACCATATTTGGGGACATAGGAGGGCTCGTGATAAGCCTGAGAAAACTGACGGGTATGAAAGTAGAAAGAAAAGGTGAAGTTTTCCTTATAGAATCCTTGGCGGGGACACCCCTCCGGGAAATAGTAAGTCTCTCAGTGAAAGAGAACCTGGATGGTCTTTACAGGCTGGTGGGCTTTCCGGCTACACTTGGAGGCGCCATAGCTATGAATGCAGGTGCCTTTGGTGTTGAAATTTCCAGCTTCGTCAGAAGGGTTATCTTTGTTGACTGGAACGGGGAAATAAAGGAAAAAAACTCTGAAGAGATAGAGTTTTCCTACAGGAGCTCTCCCTTTCCCCGAGAAGGGTTGGTCTTGTCCTGCCTCCTTGAGCTTCCCAGAAGTGATACTCCTGTGGAAGGCGAGTTTAAAAGAATAAGGGAGAAGAGGAAGAGAACCCAGCCTATTGACAAGCCAACAAGCGGGTCAACCTTTAAGAACCCGTATCCCCTGTATGCAGGTGAACTACTTGAAAGGGTGGGTATGAAGTCCTACAGAATCGGTGACGTATCCTTTTCAGAGAAGCACTCCAACTTCCTGATAAACCATGGTGAGGGGAGATATGGGGATGTCCTCAAGCTTGTGAACGAAGCTAAAAGGCGGGTTTACGAGGAGTTCGGTGTCAGGCTTGAAGAGGAGGTGAGGTTTATTGAGGATAGTGGTGTTGATGGGTGGAAGGTCCTCTGAAAGAGAGGTCTCCCTAAAAACCGGCAGTGCTGTGGCTACCGCGCTTAGAGAGCTTGGACATGAAGTTTTTGAGCTTGACCTTACACCAGACCTACCGTGTAAACTCCTTGAACTCAAGCCAGACAAGGTGTTTATAGCCTTACATGGTCCTTACGGCGAAGATGGTAGGGTTCAGGGACTCCTTGATATTATGGGTATACCTTACACAGGCTCCGGGGTTTTGGGTAGCGCTATAGCCATGGATAAGGAGATAACAAAGAGACTCCTGAGTTCCGAAGGCATACCAACACCTCCGTGGACTTGCGTGAAGAGAGGCGGAAGTGTACCAAACTGGAGTCTGTTTCCGGCGGTTGTTAAGCCCGCAGACCAGGGGTCAAGTGTTGGACTCTCGGTAGTTTATACACAAGATGAACTGGAAAAAGCTGTTAAAGAACTCTTTGAACTTACCGATAAAGTGCTTGTAGAGTCTTTTGTTGAGGGTAGGGATATGACCGTGGGCATACTTAAGGATAAAGCTCTACCGGTTATTGAGATTAGACCCAAGAAGGGTATCTATGACTATGAAAGTAAATACACAAAGGGAGCTACAGAGTATGTGTTTCTGGAGGATGAGGCACTTTCAGAGGAGCTACAGGATATGGCTCTGAGGGTGCATAACTTACTTCAGTTGAGAGACTTTTCGCGTGTAGATTTCAGGGTTGATAGAGAGGGTAAGCCATACGTACTTGAAGTCAATACCGTCCCCGGAATGACGGAACTGAGCCTGTTCCCAATGGCGTGCAAAAGAGCAGGCATAGACTTTAAAGAGATGTTGGTTATAATACTTAGCTAAGCTTTTTGGAGGGAGTTGTGAAAAAAAAACATAACGCTAAGAGAAAGGCTCAGAAGCTGTTTTCTCTTATTCTCTTTACCTCCTGGATAAGTTTTATGGCCTTTGCAGGTTTCTTTGCTCCTTCCTTTTTAGCCCAGTTACCATTCTTTAAAGTAAAACAGATAGAACTCAATGGGAATGAAAAGATATCCTTTGAGGAAATAAAGAGCATAGTT from Hydrogenivirga caldilitoris includes these protein-coding regions:
- a CDS encoding ADP-ribosylglycohydrolase family protein; this encodes MIKNKFKGAILGAALGDAIGKCVEDIVEEEVYEFYGGRVEGFVPPHPSSPAHGQLPEETSDETTIMALLLESVVAKKEIDVRDFLNRLILWYEDEAKHRYPDPSLLTAIDLLSQGINPSTHGLSSSSIEGILRSIVVGLYHYNNPDLAAEGSKLVSLLTHRSDAVSNAAAVLGAAISYLVLEEFDLRDFNERIRFINSLKRFLTDKKYEKPLDLVQELLYEQADLSMAIRNIGNGSYVFEALPLALFIFLSNIETPMEGFWWAVNSYGDYGGDTDAIAFLVGAFVGAYFGDSVFPPHLLEELEGSRKYEGLAEKLYDITEKMITRR
- the hfq gene encoding RNA chaperone Hfq, translated to MPYKLQESFLNTARKRKVKVSIYLVNGVRLQGKVRSFDMFTILLEDGKQQTLVYKHAITTIIPHERLDIEFEEEGIPGQA
- a CDS encoding DEAD/DEAH box helicase, whose product is MQFTFRQLSQRIQNALEEIEFVKPTPIQESAIPVALEGKDILIQARTGTGKTGAFGIPIIEKLQRGERALILAPTRELAIQIKDHLRELTRFSRVSVFAFYGGTSVGRDLSLLEKRIPDIVVGTPGRVKDLIERGALKLDTFRYLVLDEVDIMLDMGFREDIEWIVSKLPEERQTFFVSATVPREIKEIARKFMKPGFEHVSIESEELKPRINEIVVRTRSEIHKTEELERILRENKDEKVIVFVKMKKNAKELAYQLRRKGYNVEALHGDMTQKRRETVMRLFRNGNVKVLVATDVASRGLDIEGVSIIINFHLPEDPRVYTHRIGRTGRFGREGTAISLVSPSEKRNLWRIEKHKEQTA
- a CDS encoding lipoate--protein ligase family protein, with product MRRDEEALLSFEHTPFREPSVRLYKWDRICLSLGYFQKEKPFLTVPTVRRPTGGGALLHGWDVSFSIVDLRERWGLTPSRIYRKVAEVFINSFSNLGIEVTLERFRGRYIDNFFCFWVPTLGELTYRKRKLVSMAMRTLKRSFLVHGSVYLDFDYERVQELIGVPAELLSERIVSLRELGIEEEEFITVFLHNLQRVIPLNLQV
- a CDS encoding metallophosphoesterase, which codes for MIYFISDTHFYHFNILKLNPQARKFGFERITVEALEKTLKEGDTLYHLGDFTWQLYDEFGVLERWKELPARKVLIMGNHDERFGSSVLREFFDEVYEFSLLLEESGRKFLLSHYPALDLKTNRFPDRQERVEKEFFQSGCDFLVHGHVHYNNGGPMCGCGSKGIPCFNVNVELHNFRPVSLEELLFAGCEGKL
- a CDS encoding N-glycosylase/DNA lyase, which translates into the protein MRIAVEKVREVIPEVSKYVKQRIGEFKRLGDEGITHFDFRPFLDIDYRSGLFSELCFCILTANSSAAMGIRIQASLGDEGFMRLSYNELAQTIRSHGHRFPEQRAERIVEVRERWDLINNLIREEEDRKKVRELLADPRSEHKIKGFGYKEASHFLRNIGAEDIAIIDRHVYRFLTENGLFPEVKTLTPKRYLEAEEVLHDVCRELGITQAELDLYIFYIKTKKVLK
- the mnmG gene encoding tRNA uridine-5-carboxymethylaminomethyl(34) synthesis enzyme MnmG, whose product is MLVDEFDVAVIGGGHAGIEAALASARMGAKTVLFTLNADNIGQMSCNPAIGGIAKGIVVREIDALGGEMGKAIDNTGIQFKMLNTRKGKAVQSPRAQADKKRYREYMKKVCEGQENLYIKQDEVIDIVLGSDNEVVAVKTKLGIEYKVKAVVVTTGTFLNGLIYIGDKTFPAGRAWEPRSEGLAEFYRRHGFPLLRFKTGTPARLDSRTIDYSVLERAPGDDPPPKFSFWTEPLGSYWFEPGKEQVDCWITYTTPKTHEIISKNLHRTALYGGLIKGVGPRYCPSIEDKVVKFPDKARHTVFLEPEGLDTIEVYPNGLSTSLPEEIQWELYRSIPGLERVELIRPAYAIEYDVVPPTELYPTLETKKIRGLFHAGNFNGTTGYEEAAGQGIVAGINAALRALGREPIYLRRDESYIGVMIDDLTTKGVLEPYRLFTSRSEFRLYLRQDNAILRLAKLGHGLGLLNDEQFNLVKEIEGEIERWKEFYKREKVSVAVGEGIRSYTVATLFTADYTIEDLKEKFGYSVPEHPYVKEELEIELKYEPYIERERKLNEKLKRLEDIRIPEDMDYSKVHGLTNEAREKLSKMKPLTVGQAARIDGITPAAVTALLIYLGKLE
- the mqnE gene encoding aminofutalosine synthase MqnE, which translates into the protein MELTIDDLFKTISDSRLSDIAQKVVNEERISEEDALYLFESNELSAIGHLAELVNRRKNGMNAYFIVNRQINPTNVCVYQCDFCAFGVKKSDPKAYELSLEDILRKVEETYKAGGREVHMVGGIPPHWGYERYIQLIRAIKESFPDVVVKAWTAIEIHHMSKISKKSYEEVLGELKEAGLEALPGGGAEIFSDRARRIIAPNKANAEEYLEVHRTAHRLGIPTNATMLYGHVETIEERVEHLARLREIQDETGGFQVFIPLAYWPEGTRLGGRRTSSVDDLKTIAISRIFLDNFPHIKAYWVTLGEKVAQIALNFGADDLDGTIEEEKIVHSAGTMAAYGHSIDRLVSLIKKAGKVPVERDTFYRVVKVYN
- a CDS encoding DUF996 domain-containing protein, with the translated sequence MSKQTKQLGGWGLVGALVASILSAAIPFIGILALVGWILAVIAYIKASEELGEPEIKANVIKAIVAGVVALVVFILGGGTMAAGMLSQMREGGGMHMGGTGLLIMVVAWVIGLVAAWFWYKANSYMTEKTQVGLFKTGGLLMFVGAVLAIILIGGLISLIGEILLIVAWFSVQEKVEEPQTV
- a CDS encoding 5-(carboxyamino)imidazole ribonucleotide synthase yields the protein MKVGILGGGQLGWMTILEGRKLGLNFFVLDSDPHAPASRIADRWFSPEEVDEFVRLCDVITYEFEHIEEEILQRAEGKTVPNLTALRLKQNRGEEKNFLYKHGYPVANFRRGKLSQLKGLLQEIGFPAVVKCEKLGYDGKGQYRVFREEDIEVILENHSEEESFVVEEFIDFQGEVSAVGVRDSEGNIKVFPITENIHDEGILLYNRTAERLTCEKEIVSIVSQLLEDLKIVGLLAVEFFVTKEHKVLINEFAPRPHNTGHYTLDGCYTSQFENLLRAITGLPLGSTKLKASAGMVNILGMSLDELPIEEILRIEGTKIYWYGKEKKPRRKVGHINVVSRNESQTEEKLEKLLRIIYQGEPSLR
- a CDS encoding (2Fe-2S) ferredoxin domain-containing protein, with amino-acid sequence MEFKHVFICVNQRPPGHPQGSCAEKGSREVYQAFMEKLQMDPELFMTTAVTPTGCLGPCMMGPTIVVYPEGVWYGNVKVEDVEEIINEHLKGGKPVDRLVISKGKPPGML